The following nucleotide sequence is from Candidatus Polarisedimenticolia bacterium.
GGCCGGCGCCGCCGGCATCGACTTCTCCCCCGCCGGCGTCTCCATGAACATCGGCGACGTCCCCGTCGTCCGCCGCGGCCGCGCCGTCCCGTCCGGGAACGGCGCGCGGAACGGCAACGGCCTCCGCCACCTGTTCGCCACCCCGCGCGTCCGGGTGCGGCTCGACCTCGCCTCCGGCCCCGGCCGCGCCGTTCTCTGGACCTGCGACTTGACCCGCCGCTACATCGACATCAACGCACGCTATACGACCTGAAAAAATCGCGCGCAACATCGAAGTCTTTGGTACTGTAGCGCCAGGCTTCGCTCCGCGCGGCATGCGCGCTGCGTCATGTTTTGGACAGGCAGGCTGGACCCAACCGAGGCAAATCGCGATGATCAAGACCACCGCAATCTCCGAAGATCGGCTCCCTGCGTCGAAGCCGCGCCGGCTTCCGGCGCTTGTCGTGCTGCTCGCGTCTGTTGCCTCTCCCCTGGGTTTCGCAGGCGAGAAGCACCCGGTCAGCTTCGCCGAGCCCCGGCCCGACAAGGCGCTGGTCTACTTCATCCGGACTGGCCGGATGACTGGAGGAGCCAGGACGATGTTTGTCTATGCGGACCAGACCTTCCTCGGCGTCATCGACAACGGGTCCTACGGCGTCGCGTACGTGGATCCCGGCCGGCACCTGATCTGGACCAACTGGACCGTCGTGACGCGCGAGCTCGACCTGGTGCCGGGCGAGACCTACTACTTGGAAGTCTGGAAGGACGTCGCCGTCGTGGACGAGGAGCGGGGGAAAGCGCTCATATCCAAAGTGGGAGAACTGGTCACCGCCACGGCCCGCGAGGTCAAGACTTCGGCCTCCCATATCCGGAATCGTTACAGCGACGCCGTGGACAACGAGGCCCTGAAGGAGAAGGCCCCGGTGGGGGAGGTGGACGCGCCTCCGGCACCGGAACACGCCGAAGGAATGCTCAGGATCCCCGCGTACACCACCATCGAGCTGGAGCTCCTGGAAAGCGTCACGTCGGAGTTCAGTCCACCTGGTTCTCCGGTTCATTTTCGCGTCGCGGAGGACGCCTCCGTGGACGGCCACGTTTTCGTACGCCAGGGGACGCCTGTGGAAGGGGTCGTGCGGGAGGCCGAGCAGGCCGGCGGGCTCGGGAAGGCGGGAGTCCTCGAGATTGTCGTCCCATTCCTGCAGGCGACCGACGGCACGAAGTTGCCGCTTGTTGCCCAGCTGGCGCCGGCCGGAAAGGGGCGCGAAGACGTTGTGGCCGGGTTCCAGCTTGGCCTTCTTCCGGGCCTGGCCGTGCGCGGCAGGGAGGCGTTTTGTCTGGCGGGCGACCTGATCAAGGCCCGGACGCGCGGAGAGGCCTGGGTCCAGCCGGGTTCCGATCCCGGCGCGGCCGAGCGGCCACGGACCGAAGCCGCCGGCGGCGCGTCGACTGAAGACAGCACAACCGCGGCCGCCGTCGTTCTGGAGGCGCGCGGCCCCGATTCGGTTCACTTCAATCCACACAAGGGGTACAGGCCGGATGATCTGAAGATCCTCCTCGCCTCACCGGTCGAGCCGTCGGAGGCGCAGGTGCATGCCGTCGGGGGCTTGCCGCTTCCGAATCCCGTGAAGCCCTCCCGCATCGCACGAGCGCGCGACGGCTGGGAATGCGTATTCGACGGCTGGAGCGTGGTGCGCTTCATGCGCCCCGGCTATGGCCAGAGCGCGCTGACGATCGGCGTGCGCGGCCGGCTGGCCGATGGCCGCCCCTTCGCCGCGAGCGTGGCGGTGGATTTCCTGATCGAGCAATAATTCCGGAGGTGTGGCATGCCCCCCAAGGCGCGAATCGCGGCCCTCAGGACACAACGCCCCTTCGCGGGCGTGACGAAGGACCCCCTCGACCTGCGCGACTTCATGTACGAGGGGAGCCTCCTCGAGCTCCCGTTCAAGCTCGACAACCGGAAGAAGGTGCCGAAGATCCTCGACCAGAAGAAGGAGGGGGCCTGCACCGGCTTCGGCCTGGCGGCGGTGGTGAATTTCCTGTTTCGCAATCGGGAGTATCCCCCTCCCATGAAGGATCGTGTCAGCCCCCGCATGCTCTACGAGATGGCGAAGCGCTACGACGAGTGGCGCGGGGAGAACTACGACGGCTCGAGCATCCGCGGCGCCATGAAGGGGTGGCACCGGCACGGCGTCTGCCGGGACGAGGTCTGGCGTTACGTCGAGAACGAGCCGGGCACGTTCACCAAGGAGCGGGAGAAGGACGCCTGCCGCCGTCCCCTGGGCGCCTACTTCCGCGTGCGGCACCTGCACCTGAACCACATGCAGAGCGCGCTGCGGGAAGCGGGGATCCTCTACGCCAGCTCGGACGTGCACGAGGGATGGTACGACGTCGATCCCCGGACCGGGCAGATCCCGTACAGCAGGAAGAAGGCCGGAGGACACGCGTTCGCCATCGTCGGGTACGACGACGTGGGCTTCTGGATCCAGAACTCGTGGGGACCGAAATGGGGGCTGAAGGGATTCTGCCGGATCAGCTACGACGACTGGCTCGAGAACAGCTACGACTGCTGGGTCGCCCGCCTGGGCGTGCCGGCCGTCAGCGCCGCCATGGCGGGCGAGGCGGCCCGTGGCCGCGTGGCGACCTTCGACTACATCCCCCACGAGGAGGTGGTGCAGGCCGAGATCCGCTCCCACTACGTCAGCCTGGGGAACGACGGGCGGCTCGAATCCTCGGGGCGGTATGCGACGGGCCCCGCGGAGGTGGAGCGGATCATCGGCCAGGAGTTCGACAACAAGACGGCCGGCTGGCGCGGCAAGAAGAGGCTCGCGCTCTATGCCCATGGCGGGCTGAACAACGAGAAGGCGGCCGCCTCGCGCATCGCCAGCCTGCAGCCGTACTTCCTCGGCAACCGGATCTACCCTCTCAGCTTCATCTGGCACACCGGTTTCCTGGACTCCTGCACCGGCATCGTCCAGGACGCCTTCCGGCGGGACCGCCTCGTGGGATGGCGCCCCGACCTGAAGGAGCGCTTCAGGGACCTCCTCGACGAGGCGATCGAGCTGGGCGCGCGGCCTCTCGGCCGGCCGATCTGGCGGCAAATCAAGGACAACGCCCGGCGCGCCAGCGTCGAGGCCGACGGGGGCGCGCGCATCGTCGCCTCCCGGATCGCGGCCCACGTCGGCCGGCATCCCGATGCGGAGCTGCACCTCATCGGCCACAGCGCGGGCAGCATCTTCTATGCCTACCTCATCCCCCTGCTCGTCGAGATGAAGGTGCCCATCAAGACGCTGACCCTGTACGCCGCTGCTTGCACCACGGAGCTGTTCGAGGCCAACATCCTCCCCCACGTCGGACGCGCCATCGAGCAGCTGGCGGTCTTCAACATGAATGATGAGACGGAGCGCGCCGACTCGATCGGGCCCGCCTACAACAAGAGCCTGCTCTACCTGGTCTCCGAGGCCTTCGAAGAGGGGAAGCACGATGCGCTCCTCGGGATGGAGAAGTTCCTCACGGAAGACGCGGCGATCAAGAAGGCGCTCGGGCAGCCGGCCGTCGCCGCGGGCCCCACGGTCATCCGCACCGCCGGCGTCCCCGCGGGCATCAAGCTCGCTTCGCGCTGCACCTCGCACGGCGGATTCGACAACGACGAGGGCACCCTGAACTCGACCCTGCGGATCATCACGGGCGGCAACGCGCTCGCCCGGGAGTTTTAGCCAGGATTTCCGCCCGGGGCTCATCCAGGTTGCCTCACGACCCGGCGCTCGTTGCGGAAGCGACACACGCAGACGCGATTGTCGAGCCGGTCGCCGCCTCGCCTCGAGCGGTAGACGACGTGGTGGTCGTCCTACCTCGACCCGGGCAGCGAGGCCCATGCGACCCTGTGTCGCTGGCTCTTGGCGACCACGAGCGAGCCCGGATCTGGCTGGAACCGCCGGCCAGCAAACCACGTACCGTGATCGAATGAGCGCCCACGTTCCCGGACGGAGCGCAATGGGGGGAGGACGATGAAGCCATCGATGACCACGACGACCTTCACGCTCGACGGCTTCCGAGTCAGGCGGATGCTCGGGGTCGTGCGGGGGATCACGGTCCGTTCCCGGTCGGTGTTCGGCACCATCGGCGCATCGCTGCAGACCCTCGTCGGGGGAAATATCACGCTGTTCACCGAGTTATGCGAGAAGACCCGGCTGGAGGCGTTCCAGGAGATGCTGCGGCATGCCGAGGAAGTGGGGGCGAACGCCGTCGTGGGCGTCCGATATGATGCCAACGAGATCATGCAGGGAGTGACCGAAGTCCTGTGCTACGGAACGGCCGTCGTCGTCGAGCCGGAAGCCGCGAATCAGGCGTGAGCCCGCGAACTGATCGACCCGCCGGGATCGAGCGCTGGGACGAGAAGAAGGACGGGCCACTCTCCGAGAAGGCGCTCAGGCTGAGGCTGGAGAGACTCGGTTACACCGTAGCGCGCTACGTCTATGCGCCCGGGACGTTCTTTCCCCAGCACGACCACAAGGTGGACAAGATCGACGCGGTGCTCTCCGGCCGCTTTTGCATCATCATGGGGGGGAGCCGATTCATCCTGCAGGCGGGCGACAGCATCGCCGTGCCGCGAGGGGCGCTGCACAGCGCCGAGGTCGTCGGCGACGAGCCAGTCGTCAGCCTGGACGCGACCCGACGAACGGCGAGCTAGCCCGGTCATGTGGCGAAAGGATCCCCTGCTTGCCGTGATTCTGTTGTGGACAGCGCTTTTCGCGGGGGTCCTGGTGTGGCTGCCGCTCGTCCGGGGCGCGACCCAGGGCACTGCGTACAGCTGGGCCCTGACCGCCGGGATCG
It contains:
- a CDS encoding YbjQ family protein — translated: MKPSMTTTTFTLDGFRVRRMLGVVRGITVRSRSVFGTIGASLQTLVGGNITLFTELCEKTRLEAFQEMLRHAEEVGANAVVGVRYDANEIMQGVTEVLCYGTAVVVEPEAANQA
- a CDS encoding cupin domain-containing protein — protein: MSPRTDRPAGIERWDEKKDGPLSEKALRLRLERLGYTVARYVYAPGTFFPQHDHKVDKIDAVLSGRFCIIMGGSRFILQAGDSIAVPRGALHSAEVVGDEPVVSLDATRRTAS
- a CDS encoding C1 family peptidase, producing the protein MPPKARIAALRTQRPFAGVTKDPLDLRDFMYEGSLLELPFKLDNRKKVPKILDQKKEGACTGFGLAAVVNFLFRNREYPPPMKDRVSPRMLYEMAKRYDEWRGENYDGSSIRGAMKGWHRHGVCRDEVWRYVENEPGTFTKEREKDACRRPLGAYFRVRHLHLNHMQSALREAGILYASSDVHEGWYDVDPRTGQIPYSRKKAGGHAFAIVGYDDVGFWIQNSWGPKWGLKGFCRISYDDWLENSYDCWVARLGVPAVSAAMAGEAARGRVATFDYIPHEEVVQAEIRSHYVSLGNDGRLESSGRYATGPAEVERIIGQEFDNKTAGWRGKKRLALYAHGGLNNEKAAASRIASLQPYFLGNRIYPLSFIWHTGFLDSCTGIVQDAFRRDRLVGWRPDLKERFRDLLDEAIELGARPLGRPIWRQIKDNARRASVEADGGARIVASRIAAHVGRHPDAELHLIGHSAGSIFYAYLIPLLVEMKVPIKTLTLYAAACTTELFEANILPHVGRAIEQLAVFNMNDETERADSIGPAYNKSLLYLVSEAFEEGKHDALLGMEKFLTEDAAIKKALGQPAVAAGPTVIRTAGVPAGIKLASRCTSHGGFDNDEGTLNSTLRIITGGNALAREF